aaggaggaagagtttttcttcattacttgcttgatcgtcgatcaatcagttgctgcttcaaggtttcgaggtatagtcgctaatccctacctctgatcgctttttccatagcttttctgtagacttttctgagctgatagttttgaggtttttgcaaaactatcctgaatatttcatttctgattctaaacctcttccttatgtgcccaagatcacttctgccggattagattttccgttatgccgtcggatttccgccggaatcaatttaagcctaaaatacccatttttggagtttttggagtaaagcttcaacctttaggctgaaaactatcgccttagcttaatgctagtaggattagttgtcataaacgtcattagtaacgtccctgtcaaatttggttttttttgggatttcagttttgaaatttctaagttaaaaatcatgaccaaaatacccctgcgacagtttttgatccgataatttttccgagttcagaataaccttagttacggctaatgatagcataggaaccaagtttgatcgaagaaaaaccgagtcccctaattaccaaaagtggccgaacctattaagggggaggaggaaaatttccttttccgaaaacttgtcctttcgcgctagattatcgtacctcggagtatgtactacttcgggtaaccttagtgatgtattgatagcttagtttccgatagattctgatagtatttctgtggttttgctctaaaggtgattttgaggaatttccagcggagcaaggcttgattgtgaaggagctttaggagataactctggagaacctacaggtgagggcttctcactgaatctctagttaatgcttagggtcgatgctttcgacattgtttactgtttatgcactggattgtgtgtgattggaaaatgttttctgaggcttcggctgacaatgtagatgattcatctactgaatgtttttgagattgacttacatgctatgtgctatgtgggtaatctaggatgtgtggtgcatgctttatatgctaagtgctaagtgtttatgatgagatttattgatatatgacatgttgtggattgtgatgatttaaatatgctttgcactggaaactgagattctgaatggtgagcatagcgggcaggtcatgccgattttattttgagagttttgagaaagcttgataggacgaatgagattcgggccttgttatgatgtttatggatcgagacattctctggagtcatttggggatttggagatcccgagaacttataggatttgcgataagactaaaaaggatattattttgaaagaaaattcataagacattaaacaacctctaaatctttaaataaagataataaactcgaaagaaagcttcggatgcaaatcttagtttttggaaaacgagaagtgtcgtcggatcccagtgttgagaaagttgagaggcttgagtatgtagatgttgttgtgctgttggagcagctgtcgttattgtgctgttggagcagctgttgttgttgtgctgttggagcagctatgttgttgggctatcctggggataagtccgggaaaccgttagtttccgagagtatgatactctgtgctcgttgagcagttgcgaccatcggattgagatgagtcggatgatttggagatcatcgtgggttatgtgttgttgtgaagatgtgtcttttgtcgcagaatcgactttaccttagggtaagcttttagagacattaatctagctagaacacgtggcgacgtgtcgagtgaggtcggagacgttgtttggctaatcactgcattgcatgcactcattaagtggtttaaacacggcgagataccggaccacggcggattccaaaattggttataagaccaggatttccgcgtaagagcgctgctaggtgactcttagtagcagaccgaatggcaggccttcgggttttatgctgatctgactaccgctgtcgttggagtaagaggcacgcgggccgaaatggtcccaccgtggctggtgctagggctgatccgttgatgtccatccgttccggaatgcatattggttgactgggttaacctgcatggcatatcatgcaacatgcatactaatttagttgtcgaatgtgattgttatttgttaatcctatttggaacatgctatctgctattattgcgtttatgttactgtggaacatgcaaccctaggaatgatatatctagctataagcctaagtggctatctattacttgtacctattgggtttattatctacatagttctttagagttgaccctcgcgtcttctgtgtgtgttttggcggacaacgccttttgtcagatgtccattgcggattggttcacaatggtccacccttcgggggggatcagatatgagatgatagaccaggatgaccccggttagtgggtggtagaccccgctagccaccgTGCGACTTAttccgggaggatcatggaggatagggTTGATAGGGAAGGACTCTTGGTAGAGGGAGTATTGAGGAggtgctctgtcagcttcaacttgccaccgggcgttcactatggaccaggacttggaggaccaccaccaccaccgttgtcttcagacgaggaggatccctcagaggaggagccagtgagagtgccttcggcagagtcTAGTGCACCCAGCGTTGcggtcattgatgatcaggattcgggccctaagcccgtgagtccagcatcggagcgcactgcggttgcgaggggaggacgtatagggttggtagacttagttgttcttgattctgattcagacgacgatcatgctagcacatagttttgactgttggtatgagctcctcgagttaggattagtgtaggagtagagttttagctctgacagtgttgcttcatttgcttctttgggggacagggtagttccgcctatagctttttttgtggtttccttatgggaatcacagagagttggttggacttaggaggtcttattttcaggccattgggtcagctcattctcagttttgagggatagtgttgcggacacttcacctttatatttggtttgtacatattgcctacgggcgttacacttttctttccgtcactggaggttactcgtgacgaggttgccatttacagcgggggctgttatatatatatattgtatattagttttattgcttttcgcttttgggttttatttaattcagtcttgtcttagttattatcaaaaaaaaaaaaatattcacgtttttcctcattaagtttatttttgttactaaagtgacgccaccgaaatcggggtgttacaatattctcatgtagattgagaaaaaaaaaataacgaaAAGATACCCAAGACAAAACAACAACTGATTAAATTTTGAAATGAATAACAACTGATTAAATATTTCCATATATAACCTTAACTTCAAtaattctatttgctattttttCAAACCTAAAACAAACTATGTCACCGACTTTAATTTCCATAAACAACGTTGATTCATATCCATGAAATTGTTATTTTCAGCATCTATAGGTCCAATGACACCATAATCgcgtaaaaaaaataaagaaagcaTGAATATATGAAGATGTAGTTCGAAACCGTTTGAAACCATTTGAAAATATTCAACGGAATTCAAAATTCAATAGTTATCGAATAAAATCCAGATCTAACTGGTTAATTGAATGGAATATGGGGATGAATACCGAGAATCAATGGTTGAAGACCAAGAAAGGTTGAGAGTTGTGCAAATAAGATGATGGAGATAGATTCAAATTATGGAGAGATGAATGAACAATAAGAGTCTTATATAAGTTTTTTAATAGAGAGGAGTGTAGGTTAAGAAGTAGAGTGTACATTAAGAGGAAAGAAGAAATGAatgccatgtaggatttttAATGAATTTAGCCAATCATGAGGTGCCACGTAGGCGATTATTGGACCTAGAAGAACCcctgaatgtatatattatggatggattaaattataaaaaaaggaaattgTTTTAGtcaatttttaataattaattgtctATATGAACTTTTTGGATTGATTGCAGTAATAAATGGACATATTTAAGGTGTTAAAACTAATTTGTAAtgactaatttaaaaaaataaatgaatgtaATGTTGGCACTAATTTTTCTATTATAAAGCTAAGATTTAAAAGCcattaaaactaattaaaaatatttaaaaaatataataattaatggtataattaattgatattttgacTGAGTATTGATTTGTAATAAATTTATAAGATTTCAACTCAATTTAATGTCTTTTTAAAATCAGATTTTTATCCAATAAAAAATTATGGaataaaaaagtaattaattttaaaataacatGGTATAATAGCTTGgtataataataatatcttcattaattttattataaataaggAAATGAATTGTATACAATTATATTTGATTAAATAGTAATATTGTCGTGTTCTATTTTACTATAAATAagtcaagaattaaaaaaaattaattttgccaTAAATAAATTCagaatttaaaacaattaatatttaatatatgttttgacaaaatcaaaaatttaaaattagaaCTACTAACCAATGTCGTCATTAATTTTACTGTAaataatgaaatgaattaaatacaattaaaattgattaaatagCAATAATGTCGTGTTCTATTTTACTATAAAtaagtcaagaattaaaatcaattaattttacTGTAAATAAATTCAGAATTAAAAGTGATTAATATTTCATAAATGCTTTGAAtaaatcaaaaaattaaaatttgaatcactAACCAATGTCGTCATTAATTTTGCTATAAATATGGCAATGAATTGAATACAATTAAATGAGATTAAATAGCAATTATttcatgttttattttgttataaattagtcagaaattaaaaacaattaatttttccataaataaattcagaataaaaagaaattaatatttaattatggctttgacaaaatcaaaatttaaaatttgaatcattAACCAATGTCGTCATTTATTTTGTTAcaaataaggaaataaatagaatacaattaaaatgaattaaatagcAATAATGTCTTATTCTATTTTGCTATAAATTAGTCAAGAATTAAAAGCAATAATGTCGTGTTCTGTTTTGCTATTAAtaagtcaagaattaaaatcaattaattttacCTTAAATAAATTCAGaattaaaagaaattaatatttaataaatcttttgaccaaataaaaaatttaacatttGAATCACTAACCATTATCATCATTAATTTTGATATATATATGACAATGAATTGAATACaaataaatgatattaaatagCACTAATTTCGTGTTCTATTTTGATATAAATTAGTTAAGAATTAAAAAcacatattttttttccataaataaATCCAGAATAAAAAGCAATTAACATTTAATAAATGCcttgacaaaataaaaaattaaaatttgaatcatTAACCAATGTCGTCATTTACTTTGCTACAAATAAGGAAATAAATTGAATACAAATAAATGAGTTAAATAGCAATAATgtcttgtttttaatttttaaaagataCTAAAACTGATTAATTGATTTGGTCatcatttccttttttttataaaaataaaaacggACAAGATCCTAATTTTTGCACTTAATccacaaaaattcaaaattagtCAAGCTTTTTAAAAGTACAATTAATTAATCACTTTAGTATCTTTTAATAATTCATAATTGAtacaaatttttaaaattgacccaaaaaagagaattaataggtgagaaaggaaagaaataGATAAAGGcaggaaaaataattaaaaagtgaGAACGGAACTAAATTTAATGACAAACGTACAAAAATAATGAAGTAAttgagggaagaagaagaggggaagaagaagatgaagagatggGTTTGACGAAaacaaaaacacacaaaataccATTACATGAATCAAGAAAAAAAAGCTAAAGTAGCATATATTTGAATGGACTTGTATGTACAATATTTTCATTCTCAGGGTTCTCTATCTACCAACTGTCTTGAATTTCCCTGCCATATTTTCTCCCCATTCCATTGATCCATAAATGAAAATTGAAGGAAAAAAGATGAAATATGAATATATAAGAAACAACAAAATATAGGGACGCGTTTACTATGGACCACTTTTTGGTGGTCTATAGTTGCACCACCCCCTTTTTGACATGCTATTGCAGGTTACccggttttttaaaaaaaaaatacatatttattaatcacaataattaatttgtaataattttaattaagttaattaaaatctaattcctcgtaatctctcctctctcctcttcatcttctaccttctACCCAGCCTCTGTAACTAACCTCCCTCCCCCAACCTTCTCTCCGACCATTACACAACCATCTTCGTCGTGTGTGGTGGGTTTCTCAGACTAGGGGAATGGAGAACCGGATCTGAGTTGCAGAGAAAAAACTAGATCTTGTTCCCAGGAGCAGCAAAATCGATCATCCACCGCCCAACCAACACCCATCAAAGAAAAGCCTTCTTCGACCTCAAAACTGACCCCTCAACCGCGAGCTATGGTTGCATGCGGCGGTTCTTGGTTCTCAGATCTGAACCATACCCAGACCTTGCAATCTTGCATCAACCCATCAAccgagagaagaagaagaaaacagaggtgtcggtgatgaagatgatcttGGTGGGTGTGGGTTTTCTGCTCCCAGATCTACCCGCACTTCCAATCCACTTCAAAGCACTTCGACTCCAAACGCCGTCGCATCGAGGAGCTCGAGCGCGAGGTCGATGAAGGCATGGCGCTACACAAGACGCTGATGGAGCTCGTTCGATCCAAGGAGTTGTCACTGAGAGCCAGCGAGGAGAAGAGGAAATCCGCGATTGCGAAATTGGAACGCTGCGAGAGTGAAACAGCGTCGCTTTTGGGGAGAATTGATGAGTTGGAGGAGAGGCTGCGGAGGAAAACGCGAGAAGCTGAGGAACTGGAATTGAAGAGGGTGGAGTGCAAGTAAATTACAGGAATAGATTCAAGagtatagaaaagaaaaggttgaagctttgagagagagagaaagagagaaaagaggagaagattAGGGTAATTAATTtacttaaatatattaaatattttaatttaaaaaaaaggaaaatagaaTAAAACCTGCTACCGGATCAAAAGGTGAGTGGTGCAACTTTACACCACCGAAAAGTGGTCCATATTAAATTTTTCCAAAATATAGAGGTGAGACTGGACATGACAAAGGACAAGAAAAAGTAATTGGTTTCGTATGTTATCGACAAGGTGGATATATACACGACAATAGACACAAAACCGCAATATTGTTTGGGATTGAAGACCGCAATATTATAGTTTGTACGACAGGAGAATAGATAGGGTGGGGGTGGGGCACTACCTGAAGACCTCCAATAGGAAAGAGAAAATTGAAAGTTTCAAACTTTGATGGACCACTTTACATTTGCATAATCATTAGAAAAAGATAACTGAGACGTTACTATTTGGGGCGTGTTCCCTTTGTCCATGTGTCCTCAAGATGTGCTAAAATGTAGGGAGAAAGATCCATATTGTAATGCTGTTTTTAGAATTATCACTTTATGCCTCAATCATGCTTTTGAAGGAAGAGATGTGTAAAAGATTAGATTAGATATGTACCACTGAAAATTGAATTTTGCCAAGGTTTCCTTTACTCAATCAGTGTCGTTCATGATCACATGACCTGaaaatgtgaatttttttcGTTATAAAGCATGCAAATAATAAATAGCTACTTTGAAATTATTGCTTTTTAAATTGAATTGAGGGTATCCACCATCGATAATAATTGTAAGAATATGAGATAATTGGGTGAATATTATTGATGAATGTTACAGTATTTATACAATGTATGATTGACTAATACACAAATGCTAAACCTAATTACAGAGTAATTACAGGTAATCAAATATGGAATAATTAACATAgcgcagtcgaagcgggaggttcactGACGCCGAGACTGTACCGAAAATCATCAAAGAGAGCTCGAGGGAGACCTTTAGTGAAGATGCCTGCAATCTGGTGAcgagaaggaacatgaaggatgcGTGCCTAACCAATTGAGACCTTTTCTCGAACAAAGTGAATTTCTATCTCAATGTGTTTAGTGCGCTGATGTTGGACATGATTGCTTGATAAGTAGATGACACTTTATCACAATAAGTCAAAGTAGCCTGAGAAAGAGGAAAGTGAAGCTCCAAAAGCAGGTTGCGTAGCCAACATGATTTGGAAACCACATTAGCAACACCTCGGTACTCAACCTCAGCACTAGAACGGGAAAGCGTGGGTTGTCTCTTAAACGACCAAGAAAGGAGGTTGTCACCGAGGAACACATAGTAACCAGAAGTAGACCGACGAGTGTCGAGACATTCACCCAAATCTTCATCGGTGTATGAAATAAGCTTCTCGATAGGAGAAGGATAGAGATGCAAGTCCAACTGTAAGGTGCCCTGAACATAATGCAGGATGCGCTTCAGTGCAAGCATATGCTCTGTGTGGGGGGCATGCATGTGAAGACACACCTGCTGAACAACATAAGAGATGTCAGGACGGGTGAATGTGAGATACTGCAAAGCTCCAGCAAGACTCTCGATATAAAGTAGGATCATCACACGGAGTACCAGCAGAAGTACTGAGTTTTTGCTTGATATCAGCTGGAGTGGCAGAAGGATTGCATGATGCCATACCGGCCCGAACAATAATGTCACGTGCATATGTACTCTGATTGAGAAAAATTCCACCTGCATGTATGGTGACGACAATGCCCCGAAAATAGCTCAACAGTCTCAGGTCCTTCATAGCAAACTCTGAGGCAAGAAAGGCAATGATAGATTTGCGAAGGTCATGAGAGGagttgatgaggatgatgtcaTCGACATAAAGCAGGAGGTAAGCCATGTCAGAGCCTCGTCGTTGCCACTTCAAATTTTGAGCTTTCTCAAGACTTTATTATGAATTATGCATTCTTGGTACTTTgattgtggactgggcgagaccccagggtccctcgcccaggagtgccagcttagggcgacgagcagaccagggacttgggcctcttCCCAGAGGCCCAAATGGCCCATTAGTAAGGGATAGAggtgccaagcccaactccacatctataaaataggggatgaataccaattgtaaatgactcttggctcatttgagaaataacaagattgaaattcagttactttctctctttaatgcggttacgctctcattctctctaggaatctcgcATCATGTTctttacactctaggtactataactcatctcaatgttcatggatagaacatttggcgccgtctgtggggatcggtagatttcgattcccggactacgtggattgtgatttggctgagagaagttcgattttccgTGCAATTCTTTTTGGTTTCTTGATTTTCGGTTAAATTTTTGGTTCGCTAGTGACACTGGATGGAAGCGCAACATCGACGAAGTAAAAGAAGGATGAAACACACGCGTGATTCGCGCTGCGCGTATGGAAGGCGGCGCGGTGAGGTAGCAGAGTCCTCAGTCTCCTTGATGGAACCTTCAGGAGAAGGACCGCCATCATCTTAGCCGGTGGACGCTCGCAAGGATTGAAGGTGGCTGATTCGTGACGTCTATAGTCGCCTGAAGCAGCACGACACGGAGGACCGAAGGGCGAATACAACAGCGGAGCCTTGGACATTGCAAAGGAAAAGCTATTAGAAATCCTCGAGGGAGTGGAGGAATTCGTCTCCAAAAGGAAATTTGGCGTGCTTGGACATATCGTGCGAAGCAGAGAATCTCCGAGAACCGCGAGTGACGCGAATGAGCGGCAAACCGGGAGGTGAATGGTGCGCTTATCACCAGGCCATGGGCCACGTCACAGAGGAATGCCGCATGTTGCAGCGCGAGGTGAGAAAGCTGATAGCGGCAGGAGAACCTATTAGAACACAGGGCGGTAATGCTTTGATACCTAGAGGAGTAAACACGATCGCTGGagggtttggaggaggaggagtcacTAGTGCAGCTAGAAAGCGCCACGCCAAGGCGGTTAACGCAGTCACAGAGGTTCCTTTCGGCTTTTCACACCCAGACATTACCTTTTCATCCAATGACTTCTTTGGAGTAAAGCTGCATCTGGACGATCCGATTGTAATGCTCCTTCGCGTCAACCAACTCAATGTACAACGAGTACTTTTGGATCAGGGGAGTTcagcggacatcatttacggcggAACGTTTGATCGGCTCGGTTTTAATGAGGGAGACCTCACTCCTTATGCAGGGACTCTGGTGGGATTTGCGGGCGAGGAAGTATGGGTGAGAGGCGTCCTTGACCTTGACACCACATTTGGCGAGCGAGAGAGCGCTAGGATGCTGAAGGTGAGATACTTAATCCTAGGAGCAGAGGGATCTTACAACATGATAATTGGCAGAAACACCTTAAACCCA
This is a stretch of genomic DNA from Lotus japonicus ecotype B-129 chromosome 1, LjGifu_v1.2. It encodes these proteins:
- the LOC130732472 gene encoding uncharacterized mitochondrial protein AtMg00810-like, with protein sequence MILLYIESLAGALQYLTFTRPDISYVVQQVCLHMHAPHTEHMLALKRILHYVQGTLQLDLHLYPSPIEKLISYTDEDLGECLDTRRSTSGYYVFLGDNLLSWSFKRQPTLSRSSAEVEYRGVANVVSKSCWLRNLLLELHFPLSQATLTYCDKVSSTYQAIMSNISALNTLR